The nucleotide window AGGGCTGGCCGGCGGCACCGCGGCCGCCGCGGTGATCGTGAGTTCGTACGGTTCCGCGCGCATCCGCGTGGTGGCGGGCTCCCTCGTCGCGGGCGACGCGCGGATTCCGCTGTCGGCGCTCGGCGAGGCCGAGGTGCTGGACGCCGAGGACGCGCGTGCCTGGCGCTCGCACAAGGCCGACATGCGCGCGTTCATGCTGCTGCGCAGCTACATCCCGACGGCGGTACGGGTCGAGGTCACGGACCCGGACGACCCGACTCCGTACGTGTTCCTGTCGACCCGCGAACCGCAGGCGCTGGTGGCGGCACTGACGGCGGTACGGGCGGCCTGAGTCCCGGGCGCCTACGCCTCCGGCGCCCCGGGCAGCTGCTTGGGGTTCTCGGGCTGTTCCAGCGCGGGCAGGCCGGGAAGCCGGTCCCAGGGCACCTGATGCTCGCGCAGGTCCTTCCTGACCCGTTCGGCGAGCTTCTGGGTGTCCCGCCGGTTCATCACGGCGCCGACGGCGGCGCCGACCATGAACGGCAGCAGGTTCGGCAGGTCGCGCACCATGCGCTTCATGATCTGCTGGCGCAGTTCGCGCTTCATCTGACCGCCGAGTGCGGCGTTCAGCGTGGTGGGCCGCGAGACGTCGATACCGCGCTCCTCCGTCCAGGACGTCAGATACGCGGTGCCGCGCTGGCCGACGTTGCCGGGCGGGCGCTGTCCGTAGACCTC belongs to Streptomyces finlayi and includes:
- a CDS encoding DUF3093 domain-containing protein, with protein sequence MQPSATPFDERLTAPRSWWVIAFGVGIACALMLLPLGTLPLLAGLAGGTAAAAVIVSSYGSARIRVVAGSLVAGDARIPLSALGEAEVLDAEDARAWRSHKADMRAFMLLRSYIPTAVRVEVTDPDDPTPYVFLSTREPQALVAALTAVRAA